A segment of the Capricornis sumatraensis isolate serow.1 chromosome 8, serow.2, whole genome shotgun sequence genome:
AACCAGGGCGCCTGCTCCCCACAGCAGGAAGGTCTGGACTTGGCCGGGGCTGAGCTTCAGGCCCTGGGTGAGGTGATCTCCTGGAAGGGGAGAGAGTCATAGAATCAGCCACCCTGGCACGGTGAAGGGAGTGGGGAGAGCTGTCAAGGACCAATAAAAAGGGGAGAAGCCAAACCCCCTTAGCCAAGGAAAAACCCTCAGGTCATGGAGCTTAAATCCCAGCATCGGGTCCAGCTGACTGTGGGCAGACTTCCTCCCTTGGTTGAGTCTGTTGCATCTGTGAAACGGGACTGAGCCTCTGTGGGTGCTGGTTAGAAAAGACGCTATGGCTTAACGCGATGCCACAGTTAGTAGCCTGCTCTTAGGTTTGCCTCTGGAGAGAGCTGGGAGGAGTTAAACAGCTAGGGAAAAGTCTAGACCTTGAAAAGATAAACTCTCATAAACAGGAAGTGACACCCTAAGCTCCAGCTGACCTAACCAGTTCTCTGCCACTCACCTTCTAGCCCCAAGGCGTTCAGCAATTGAGCAGTGATCCCAGACAGCGCGAAGGCGGCCATGGAAATGGCTGACGAGATGGCCCACATTATCTGTGCCAAGGTCTGTGGGAAGAGGAGGGCACGAGATGAGTCCATAACTAATGATGTTcttcttctctgagcctcaccaCCACCGACCAGGAACGCCTCCACCTGCTTCTCGGCCTGGCCGAGGGGTCCCTTCCACAGCCACCTTCCAGTGCATGGCGACGGGCCATTTCTCCTTCCTGAGCTGGAACCCATGACACTGGGGCCCTAACTCAACTGATGTGCTCAAATACTTTGGTGGTGGTAGCGGGTGAATGTGGGTATGTGGGAGAATCATCAAATCCCTGAAGCAGTCACCCTGTAAAATTTGGTGGGGAGTCCTCCTAGCCTCCCAAGGATTGAAGGTCTGGGAAGCAGCATCCCTGAAGGGCTAGGATATTTCAGTGACAACAAAGTCAATCGGCTCTTCTGTATTGTGGATCTTATAAATGGTAAGATCTTTGTTTCAGGTATTCAGTAAGACCTATCAAAAGTATGTGGCAACATGCTTGGGATGCCACTGGGTAGAAGAGACAGCCCTGCCTTAAAGGCCTGAGTCATCCCCACTCTCGCCTCTCCAGGTGAAAATATGGACTCAGGTCTTGATATTTGGCCAATTTAAGACTTTAGGTCAGATTTAGACCAAAGACAGACACATCGTCATCAGTGACACAGGTTTACAAAGACAGCTCATTTCCCAGTCTTTCTGGTAAGAAAAGGCGGGGATAAGGGAAAGATGGGGGTGGAGCTAAAGGCTCTGGGGTAGGAATGAAACAAAGGGGGTGCAAAAGGCAGGGGCTGTCTGGCTTCATTCCATGGAACTGGGGGGCTGTCTGTCCCAAGGATTATGATACAGAGGATGTAGAGTCAAGACGGGTGGCCGTGAACAACaacggctcctctgtcctcaacgTGTGTGGTCACAGCAGGGAACACTCTCCTTACCTCGGAAACCAGGTGCATGGTTTCTGCCCCAATCCAGGCGTCCAAGGTTCCCCGCACAGAGCCACCGATCTGGCTCAAGAGATCAACCGGGGCCTCCCTCTTCTGCTGTCCTGGCGTCACGAAGTCTCGATGTGACTGGGAAGACGCTGAGTGCAGGAGCAGGAGGGCCACGAGCACCATCAGGACAACTTTGAACAGATGTTTGCCCCATGGCGAACTGCTGCCTGAGCCTGCCATGGCTGATCTGTCAGGGTTGAGGAGCATGACATGAGCGagggcccgaactggcagagaaACCCACTGTCCTGGGCATGACTTGCCCCAGCACCCTCCTCGCCCCTCCCTGTTAGTTGAAACGCAGAACTGAGACTTTCAGCCTCAGCTGGGTACAACCATCTGATTCACAggttcctctttcactttctttactgtTTGCATATTAATAAACCAGTAAGTATAGGCAGCGCCTTAAGGTGGATGAGAAGATCTCTCTGAGGCTTACTCCAGTTCTAAAAACCTAAAGGCCTGCCTTTGTGTATTAGGTGCtttgggcattaaaaaaaaaaaattataagactaTAAAGCTTTGTCCCCAAGGAGGTTATAATCTTCTTTAGATAaagctaatatatatattttacaaactCAAAAATTGCACTCAAATAGGATTACCACTGCATAAAGATACACAAGAACACACTGTACACAGGCCATTTGTTATGCAAGAGTATCATGTGAGATGGTCCTTATCCTCCTCACCACTATGGGTAGAGAGGAGAAGAGACTAAGACTTAGAACTTAAgcatctgcccaaggtcactggGGCTAAGGAGAAAGGCCAGGATT
Coding sequences within it:
- the TMEM109 gene encoding voltage-gated monoatomic cation channel TMEM109; translation: MAGSGSSSPWGKHLFKVVLMVLVALLLLHSASSQSHRDFVTPGQQKREAPVDLLSQIGGSVRGTLDAWIGAETMHLVSETLAQIMWAISSAISMAAFALSGITAQLLNALGLEGDHLTQGLKLSPGQVQTFLLWGAGALVAYWLLSVLLGLVLALLGRILWGLKLALFLAAFVALVRSVPDPSTRALLLLALLTLYALLSRLTGTRASGAQLEAKVRGLERQVEELRWRQRRAVKGPRNVEEE